In Bacteroidota bacterium, one genomic interval encodes:
- a CDS encoding nucleoside deaminase translates to MQEALKEARKAFDADEVPVGAIIVSDNRIIARGHNLTERLTDVTAHAEMQAITAAAGYLGGKYLTDCTLYVTLEPCLMCAGALHWAQIKRIVFGAHDQKRGYARIAAPVLHPKTEVIGGVLEAECAVLMKNFFQGKRG, encoded by the coding sequence ATGCAGGAGGCGCTCAAAGAAGCCCGCAAAGCATTCGATGCCGACGAAGTGCCGGTTGGTGCGATTATAGTAAGCGACAACCGCATTATTGCACGCGGGCACAACCTCACTGAGCGGCTAACTGATGTGACTGCACACGCCGAAATGCAGGCCATTACGGCAGCCGCAGGCTACCTCGGCGGCAAATACCTTACCGATTGTACACTTTACGTTACACTCGAGCCCTGCCTCATGTGCGCAGGCGCGCTGCACTGGGCGCAGATAAAGCGCATTGTATTTGGCGCACACGATCAGAAACGCGGTTACGCGCGTATTGCAGCCCCTGTGCTGCATCCGAAAACAGAAGTAATTGGCGGCGTGCTGGAGGCGGAATGTGCTGTATTGATGAAAAACTTTTTTCAGGGAAAGCGGGGATAG
- a CDS encoding T9SS type A sorting domain-containing protein yields MHSSRFLLILFLLCPFSVVYAQVPQSAPQAIVVTAVVNDMSCSSVCDGVITASVSPAGVYQYAIDNLPFQSSNVFSNLCAGTYRISVRNSFGDNDTAMVTVGVMPPPVAQYNTQAATCASLCGGVLEVSQVNPPGFYQFSINNGPYQTDSVFAGLCPGMQAIALQRVPGCVFTDSAFIDPAPVFTIQVTTDSTSCLERCDGSIQIQPSLPGSYQYQLNNTTPQASPVFASLCAGSYQVVVTGQPGCTDSATVVVAAPPFVTLSASVILPACHNYCDAELSVQPSLPGNYEYSIDSGLTYQPFNVFTALCSGVYPVQAKNENGCLFYFTQTIPNPPLPPLTVVPANPLCANSCNGAVELLSPGAVQFVLDTAVQAQNTFFNLCAGSYVVSIADSAGCFVTDSVTLTDPPPLQLQAVVQASVCNNCNGNISPSASGGTPGYTFSFFDGSGPVSGNNLCAGTYSVLVSDSNSCTGTDTVYVISIPAIHIDSAVVVSDVDSAGTGSAAVYVSGSNAVSFVWSPAVSGSSSAAGLLPGVYCVSVTDSAGCADSVCVTVGNIISGMDEPAAQAGISVFPNPFSNELNVQGVAPQSRFRLSDASGRLVLEGVIPFDNRIGIPADLAPGSYYITVYSGLSQHHQPVMKTR; encoded by the coding sequence ATGCATTCATCCCGTTTTTTACTCATCCTGTTTTTGCTGTGCCCCTTTTCTGTGGTTTATGCGCAGGTTCCGCAATCTGCACCGCAGGCAATTGTAGTCACTGCGGTTGTGAACGACATGTCGTGCAGCAGTGTGTGCGATGGCGTAATCACAGCCAGTGTATCGCCGGCCGGAGTATATCAGTATGCCATTGATAATTTACCGTTTCAGTCGTCCAACGTATTCAGCAATTTATGTGCAGGTACTTACCGTATTTCTGTGCGTAATTCTTTTGGCGATAATGATACGGCTATGGTGACGGTGGGGGTGATGCCGCCGCCTGTGGCGCAGTACAACACGCAGGCTGCTACCTGCGCCTCACTTTGCGGAGGCGTGCTGGAAGTGTCGCAGGTTAATCCTCCGGGTTTTTATCAGTTCAGTATCAACAACGGGCCGTACCAGACCGACAGTGTGTTTGCGGGGTTGTGTCCGGGAATGCAAGCCATTGCGTTGCAGCGTGTACCGGGGTGTGTGTTTACGGATTCGGCGTTTATTGATCCGGCTCCTGTGTTTACAATACAGGTTACTACAGACAGCACATCCTGTCTCGAACGGTGTGATGGCAGCATTCAGATACAGCCTTCGCTTCCGGGGAGTTATCAGTACCAGCTCAACAATACCACACCACAAGCATCACCCGTGTTTGCAAGCCTCTGCGCAGGCTCCTACCAGGTTGTGGTAACCGGCCAGCCGGGTTGTACTGACAGCGCCACTGTAGTGGTTGCAGCGCCTCCGTTTGTTACACTTTCGGCAAGTGTAATTTTGCCCGCCTGTCACAATTATTGCGATGCGGAATTAAGTGTGCAACCCTCACTGCCGGGGAATTATGAATACAGTATCGACAGCGGTTTAACCTACCAGCCATTCAATGTATTTACTGCGCTTTGCAGCGGTGTTTATCCGGTGCAGGCAAAAAACGAAAACGGTTGTTTGTTCTATTTCACACAAACCATTCCTAATCCGCCGCTCCCTCCGCTTACGGTGGTTCCGGCCAACCCGTTGTGTGCAAACAGTTGTAACGGAGCCGTGGAGCTGCTCTCACCGGGTGCTGTGCAGTTTGTACTTGATACTGCAGTGCAGGCACAAAATACTTTTTTCAACTTATGTGCGGGCAGTTATGTGGTAAGCATAGCCGACAGTGCGGGTTGTTTTGTGACGGATAGTGTAACGCTTACCGATCCGCCTCCGCTTCAGTTACAGGCAGTCGTGCAGGCTTCGGTATGTAACAATTGCAACGGGAACATCAGCCCCTCGGCTTCTGGCGGAACTCCCGGTTATACATTTTCATTCTTTGATGGCAGTGGTCCGGTTTCGGGAAATAACCTTTGCGCGGGAACCTATTCTGTGCTGGTCAGTGACAGCAACAGTTGCACCGGAACTGATACTGTTTATGTGATTTCCATTCCGGCAATTCATATTGATTCGGCCGTGGTGGTGAGTGATGTGGACAGTGCAGGAACGGGTTCGGCAGCGGTGTATGTGTCGGGCAGTAATGCTGTTTCGTTTGTGTGGAGTCCTGCTGTTTCCGGTTCCTCATCGGCTGCCGGCTTGTTGCCGGGAGTTTATTGTGTATCGGTAACCGATTCGGCCGGGTGCGCTGATTCGGTTTGCGTAACGGTGGGTAATATTATTTCGGGGATGGATGAGCCAGCAGCTCAGGCGGGTATTTCGGTATTCCCCAATCCGTTCAGCAACGAGCTCAACGTGCAGGGTGTGGCGCCGCAAAGCCGTTTCAGGCTGAGTGATGCTTCGGGGCGGCTGGTGCTCGAAGGTGTTATTCCGTTTGATAACAGAATCGGAATTCCGGCCGATCTCGCTCCGGGAAGCTATTACATTACGGTGTATTCAGGCTTATCCCAACACCATCAGCCGGTAATGAAAACCAGATAA
- a CDS encoding response regulator — MPKVILIDDEPLARELLREYLHDFPALEIVCECGDGFEGLKAIQQHKPDLIFLDVQMPKITGFEMLELTDPAPPVIFTTAFDEFAMKAFESHAIDYLLKPFSKERFSKAIQKWQQQQTAPETLQQLLDTPAAQASARHRIVVRNGTSIRIIPVQDVVCMEAYDDYVKVFTQNEYFLKKKTLSFYEETLPAAEFLRVHRSYLIRLDQLTRIEPFEKNGYVALLRNGRKVPLSRTGYGKLKEMLGI, encoded by the coding sequence ATGCCGAAAGTAATTCTCATTGACGACGAGCCTCTTGCGCGCGAACTCCTGCGCGAATACCTGCACGATTTTCCCGCGCTGGAAATTGTGTGCGAATGCGGCGACGGGTTCGAAGGCCTCAAAGCCATTCAGCAACACAAGCCCGACCTCATTTTCCTCGATGTGCAGATGCCCAAAATTACCGGCTTCGAAATGCTCGAACTTACTGATCCCGCCCCGCCGGTAATTTTCACCACGGCCTTCGATGAGTTTGCCATGAAAGCCTTCGAGAGCCATGCCATCGATTATCTGCTCAAACCGTTCAGCAAAGAACGTTTTTCCAAAGCCATACAAAAATGGCAGCAGCAGCAAACCGCCCCCGAAACGCTTCAGCAACTCCTCGATACACCCGCCGCGCAGGCCAGTGCCCGCCACCGCATTGTAGTGCGCAACGGCACCAGCATACGCATCATTCCCGTGCAGGATGTGGTGTGCATGGAAGCCTACGACGATTACGTGAAAGTGTTTACCCAAAACGAATACTTCCTCAAAAAGAAAACACTTTCATTCTACGAAGAAACCCTTCCCGCTGCTGAATTTCTTCGCGTGCATCGCTCGTATCTCATCCGCCTCGATCAGCTTACCCGCATTGAGCCGTTTGAAAAGAACGGATATGTTGCGTTGCTCCGCAACGGGCGTAAAGTGCCGCTCAGCAGAACGGGGTATGGGAAGTTGAAGGAGATGTTGGGGATTTAG
- a CDS encoding NADP-dependent isocitrate dehydrogenase has translation MKIAVAKGDGIGPEIMEAVLSIFRAAQVELEFVPVDMGKYMYDQGFSTGMTPEAKATIESLGILFKGPMETPKGKGVKSINVTARKVWNTYANKRVFRSLNGVETVFSKAGIPIDITIVRENIEDTYGGIEHMLTHDVALCRRFITRPGSLQVHRYAFEMARKKKARKITCGHKANIMKITDGLFLEAFYEVAKDYPDLVANDIIVDDLAMKLVAKPGEFDVVVLPNLQGDIISDLCAGLVGGLGFAPSANIGDNISIFEAVHGTAPDIAGLQKANPTALLMSGIMMLRHLGLTASAAKIENALLYTLEEGAHTADFGKPGTPALHTQQYADAIIANLGKKPANTPVADAQPDTLTFTAPQPLTQNLIKETPAQKGEIIGADFFVESNAQPVKVAEAFQRVLTPAFELQLISNRGTQVWPTGSVFTECMNQYRVRVISKNDAPVSQQDILNESLRVAAELKICSVEMLMTYDGKKAFSLAQGQ, from the coding sequence ATGAAAATAGCAGTAGCCAAGGGCGACGGTATCGGCCCAGAAATTATGGAAGCCGTGCTTTCCATTTTCCGCGCAGCACAAGTTGAGCTTGAGTTTGTGCCAGTTGACATGGGCAAATACATGTACGATCAGGGTTTCAGCACCGGCATGACGCCCGAAGCCAAGGCCACCATTGAAAGTTTGGGCATTTTGTTTAAAGGCCCCATGGAAACGCCCAAAGGCAAAGGTGTAAAAAGCATTAACGTAACGGCCCGCAAGGTGTGGAATACGTATGCCAACAAGCGTGTGTTCCGTTCGCTCAATGGTGTGGAAACCGTGTTCAGCAAGGCCGGTATTCCGATTGACATTACCATTGTGCGCGAAAATATTGAAGATACCTACGGCGGAATCGAGCACATGCTTACGCATGATGTGGCGCTTTGCCGCCGCTTCATTACCAGGCCCGGCTCGCTGCAGGTACACCGATATGCGTTTGAAATGGCGCGTAAGAAAAAGGCGCGCAAAATTACCTGCGGCCACAAAGCCAACATCATGAAAATTACCGATGGTCTTTTCCTCGAAGCGTTTTACGAGGTGGCAAAAGACTATCCCGATCTGGTGGCCAACGATATTATTGTGGACGATCTGGCCATGAAACTGGTGGCAAAGCCCGGCGAGTTTGATGTGGTGGTACTGCCCAATTTGCAGGGCGACATTATTTCTGACCTCTGCGCCGGACTTGTGGGCGGACTTGGCTTTGCGCCCTCGGCCAACATTGGCGACAATATTTCCATCTTTGAAGCCGTGCATGGTACCGCGCCCGATATTGCCGGGCTGCAGAAAGCCAATCCTACGGCGCTGCTCATGAGCGGAATTATGATGCTGCGTCATCTTGGCTTAACTGCAAGCGCGGCCAAAATTGAAAACGCACTGCTTTACACACTCGAAGAAGGTGCGCATACGGCTGATTTCGGCAAGCCCGGCACACCCGCACTCCATACACAGCAGTATGCAGATGCCATTATCGCCAATCTCGGCAAAAAGCCTGCAAACACGCCTGTAGCCGATGCTCAGCCCGATACGCTTACGTTTACAGCACCGCAGCCGCTTACGCAAAATCTCATCAAGGAAACGCCTGCACAAAAAGGCGAAATCATTGGTGCCGATTTCTTTGTTGAAAGCAATGCGCAACCGGTAAAGGTGGCCGAAGCCTTTCAGCGCGTGCTTACACCAGCGTTTGAACTTCAGCTTATCTCCAACCGTGGCACACAGGTATGGCCCACAGGCTCGGTGTTTACCGAGTGCATGAACCAGTACCGCGTGCGCGTAATCAGCAAAAATGATGCGCCGGTGTCGCAGCAGGATATTCTGAATGAATCACTGCGTGTGGCTGCCGAACTTAAAATCTGCTCGGTAGAAATGCTTATGACTTACGACGGTAAGAAAGCGTTTTCGCTGGCGCAGGGACAATAA
- a CDS encoding 3'-5' exonuclease yields the protein MNFIAIDFETANRMRSSICSMGAAIVQNGKLVETLHFYIKPVPDYYDSYNTALHGISDIHTRHMGTFARQWPQLQQYFHNQTIVAHNAAFDCSVLRFTLDLENLSYPDLSYHCTYRLAQKMLPLAGFRLSDVSKYFGIPLHHHNAESDAKAAALIALRLCELNGIDSLDALAAGAGFNTGKIMRHERTYRPFSKR from the coding sequence ATGAATTTCATCGCCATTGATTTTGAAACCGCAAACCGTATGAGAAGCAGCATCTGCTCCATGGGTGCGGCCATTGTACAAAACGGCAAACTGGTTGAAACACTTCACTTTTACATTAAACCCGTTCCCGATTATTACGACAGCTACAACACCGCACTGCACGGTATAAGCGATATTCATACGCGGCACATGGGCACTTTTGCCCGGCAGTGGCCGCAGCTGCAACAGTATTTTCACAATCAAACCATTGTGGCACATAATGCGGCTTTCGATTGCAGTGTGCTGCGCTTTACGCTTGATCTCGAAAATCTCTCATATCCCGATCTCAGTTACCATTGCACATACAGGCTGGCACAGAAAATGTTGCCGCTCGCAGGTTTTCGGTTAAGTGATGTGTCGAAATATTTTGGTATTCCGCTTCATCACCACAATGCCGAAAGTGATGCAAAAGCAGCTGCGTTGATCGCCCTGCGGCTTTGCGAACTGAACGGTATAGATTCGCTGGATGCGCTTGCTGCCGGAGCCGGATTCAATACCGGTAAAATTATGCGCCACGAACGTACCTACCGGCCTTTCTCAAAAAGGTAA
- a CDS encoding DUF4288 domain-containing protein yields the protein MNWYISKIVFEIAAGGSSQLQCDVQYRLLHARNADEALELAFAMGRQEEAVFVNVHGQTVSCNFAGVAALHALDAPSHGLLIFSESVENCTESDIAAMLKFRAPLAHHVKEGPCEV from the coding sequence ATGAACTGGTACATTTCAAAAATCGTATTTGAAATTGCGGCGGGCGGTTCATCGCAGTTGCAGTGCGATGTACAGTATCGTTTGCTGCATGCCCGTAACGCGGATGAGGCACTTGAACTGGCGTTTGCAATGGGCCGGCAGGAAGAAGCCGTTTTTGTGAATGTGCACGGACAAACAGTAAGCTGCAATTTTGCCGGAGTTGCTGCGCTGCATGCGCTTGATGCGCCTTCGCATGGCTTGCTGATTTTTTCTGAGAGCGTGGAAAACTGCACGGAATCTGATATCGCAGCCATGCTTAAATTTCGCGCACCGCTGGCGCATCATGTGAAGGAGGGACCATGCGAAGTGTGA
- a CDS encoding histidine kinase — MILLFWNEFRRRLLVFVIWLLCCIVVHTGVLLQAGLDWKHALADAVVSNLFIVKFAFLTFISLQFYLPRKWTALYIAAEVIVLAVLVTLISRVVLTQIFSEDAAYHLFINQTLLVRMLVAALLVSPLIVQAQKHLGEQQNSELLLRQREMEKQLREAELAFLSRQLQPHFLFNSLNSVYALMGSRPDDARKMIQQLSEFLRSNLRTDDRKLVSFEEELHLLELYLNIERVRFGHRLATRVQAGDDALKLLLPPFILQPVVENAIKFGLYDTTGGVEISIAAAVQNGQLLVQVENPFDAQTARPAGGAGFGLDSIGRRLQLIYGRNDLLETARQEHVFQTRITIPQPNAESNSH; from the coding sequence GTGATACTGCTTTTCTGGAATGAGTTTCGCAGGCGGCTGCTGGTGTTTGTAATCTGGCTGCTGTGTTGTATTGTAGTGCATACTGGTGTTTTGCTGCAAGCCGGGCTCGACTGGAAGCATGCGCTTGCGGATGCGGTGGTGTCGAATTTGTTCATTGTCAAGTTTGCTTTTCTTACGTTTATCAGTCTGCAGTTTTATCTGCCGCGCAAGTGGACGGCTTTATACATTGCCGCCGAAGTAATTGTGCTTGCCGTGCTGGTTACGCTGATTTCGCGGGTTGTGCTTACGCAGATTTTTAGTGAGGATGCTGCTTACCATCTTTTCATCAATCAAACCCTGCTGGTGCGCATGCTGGTGGCGGCTTTGCTGGTGAGTCCGCTCATTGTGCAGGCGCAGAAACATTTGGGTGAGCAGCAGAATTCGGAATTACTGCTTCGTCAGCGCGAAATGGAAAAGCAGCTCCGGGAGGCCGAACTGGCTTTTCTGAGCCGGCAGCTGCAGCCGCATTTTCTGTTCAACAGTCTCAACTCGGTGTATGCACTCATGGGCAGCCGGCCTGATGATGCGCGCAAAATGATTCAGCAGCTTTCGGAATTTCTGCGCAGCAATTTGCGTACGGACGACCGCAAGCTGGTTTCGTTTGAAGAGGAATTGCACCTGCTTGAGCTTTACCTCAATATTGAACGCGTGCGCTTCGGGCATCGTCTCGCTACACGTGTGCAGGCGGGCGACGATGCGCTGAAACTGCTGCTGCCACCGTTTATTCTGCAGCCGGTGGTGGAGAATGCCATTAAGTTCGGACTGTACGACACCACCGGCGGCGTGGAAATTTCCATTGCGGCTGCAGTGCAAAACGGACAACTGCTGGTGCAGGTCGAAAATCCGTTTGATGCACAAACCGCCCGCCCGGCCGGGGGCGCAGGCTTCGGACTCGATTCAATAGGCCGCCGCCTGCAACTGATTTACGGCCGCAACGACCTGCTCGAAACCGCGCGGCAGGAACACGTTTTTCAAACCCGCATCACAATTCCGCAACCCAATGCCGAAAGTAATTCTCATTGA
- a CDS encoding PKD domain-containing protein — MKKSIFPSQGMQKAIAVMALFFTLCLQTKAFATVTASGSEAAANVLTASTPETTTDSLAAGLRGCAGTAGLAAYPLGCYVYFSDISSVTSGTACVFTIDFGDGTTETGTNPWFTHSYAQSGTYTITYVIQICAENGSTCSDDVTISVYVPCFD; from the coding sequence ATGAAAAAATCAATCTTCCCGTCGCAAGGCATGCAGAAAGCAATTGCAGTGATGGCCTTGTTTTTTACATTATGCCTGCAAACGAAGGCTTTTGCAACCGTTACAGCTTCAGGCTCTGAAGCTGCAGCCAACGTACTAACGGCAAGCACGCCGGAAACTACCACAGATTCGCTCGCTGCAGGATTACGCGGATGTGCCGGCACAGCAGGTCTTGCCGCATATCCGTTGGGATGCTACGTTTATTTCAGCGACATCTCAAGCGTTACAAGTGGCACTGCTTGTGTGTTCACCATTGATTTCGGCGACGGCACAACAGAAACGGGAACAAATCCGTGGTTTACGCACAGCTATGCACAGAGCGGAACCTACACCATTACTTACGTGATACAGATTTGTGCCGAGAATGGCTCTACCTGCTCAGACGACGTAACCATTTCGGTGTACGTGCCGTGCTTTGATTAA